One Polaribacter sp. SA4-12 genomic window carries:
- a CDS encoding YceI family protein: protein MKRGIVLSLLMFVAFSFSSCKSEKKADADKVNKIEAKKSIAAFSLEKASNEINFTAYKTTDKVAVGGQFKKVDITSGGEGNSIKEAINNAEFSIPVSSIFTKDTSRDFKIKKFFFGVMDKTKLLSGKLVLENDSIGYANIKMNGITEKVAFFYTIEANTFSMNATMDITKWNASEALNSLNTVCKDLHKGADGVSKTWSEVALNIKSTF, encoded by the coding sequence ATGAAAAGAGGTATAGTATTATCATTATTAATGTTTGTAGCGTTTAGTTTTTCATCTTGTAAATCAGAAAAAAAAGCAGATGCTGATAAAGTAAACAAAATTGAAGCTAAAAAAAGTATTGCAGCTTTTTCATTAGAGAAAGCTTCAAATGAAATAAACTTTACAGCTTATAAAACTACTGATAAAGTTGCTGTAGGAGGTCAATTTAAAAAAGTTGACATTACCTCTGGAGGTGAAGGAAACTCAATTAAAGAAGCTATTAATAATGCTGAATTCTCTATACCTGTAAGTAGTATTTTTACAAAGGATACGAGTAGAGATTTTAAAATTAAAAAATTCTTTTTTGGTGTTATGGATAAAACAAAATTATTATCTGGTAAGCTAGTTTTAGAAAATGACTCAATTGGTTATGCTAATATTAAAATGAATGGAATTACAGAAAAAGTAGCCTTCTTTTATACTATTGAAGCAAATACTTTTTCTATGAATGCAACTATGGATATTACCAAATGGAACGCTTCTGAAGCATTGAATTCTTTAAATACAGTTTGTAAAGACTTGCATAAAGGAGCAGATGGAGTTTCAAAAACTTGGAGTGAAGTTGCACTAAATATTAAATCTACATTTTAA
- a CDS encoding acyl-CoA-binding protein — protein MESDLDKEFNEAFDRISKLRKAIAPDIMLKFYAYNKQANFGNKFSFNSELNVRSAFKLNAWMQLNGMKSEVAKKEYINLAKTVLNHKK, from the coding sequence ATGGAATCTGATTTAGACAAAGAGTTTAATGAAGCTTTCGATAGAATTTCTAAATTAAGGAAAGCGATTGCTCCGGATATAATGCTAAAATTTTATGCTTATAACAAGCAGGCAAATTTTGGTAATAAATTTTCTTTTAATAGCGAACTTAATGTAAGAAGTGCATTTAAGTTAAATGCATGGATGCAATTAAACGGAATGAAATCTGAAGTTGCAAAAAAAGAATACATAAATTTAGCGAAAACAGTTTTAAATCATAAAAAATAA
- a CDS encoding phosphatidylserine decarboxylase family protein, protein MIRFHKEGYKIITIALILSVAGILLAENFIEIPWLVKAIQILIIGFLIIILQFFRNPKRVAPLNDNVLVAPVDGKVVVIEEVEEPEYFKGKRLQVSIFMSPINVHVTRYAMSGVVKYSKYHPGKYLVAWHPKASTENERTSIVVNNKSFGDVLYRQIAGALAKRIVNYAKVGDKTIQGADAGFIKFGSRVDLFLPLGTKLNVSLGDKVKGGVQVIAEK, encoded by the coding sequence ATGATTCGTTTTCACAAAGAAGGATATAAAATAATTACTATTGCTTTAATTTTATCTGTTGCAGGTATTTTATTAGCAGAAAATTTCATTGAAATACCTTGGTTGGTAAAAGCTATTCAGATTCTAATTATTGGGTTTTTAATAATTATTTTACAATTTTTTAGAAATCCTAAAAGAGTCGCTCCTTTAAATGACAATGTGTTAGTTGCACCCGTTGATGGTAAAGTTGTTGTTATAGAAGAAGTAGAAGAGCCAGAATATTTTAAAGGTAAAAGGCTACAAGTATCTATTTTTATGTCTCCGATTAATGTGCATGTTACTAGATATGCAATGAGTGGAGTTGTAAAATATAGTAAATATCACCCTGGTAAATATTTGGTTGCATGGCATCCAAAAGCATCTACAGAAAACGAAAGAACTTCAATTGTAGTAAATAATAAATCTTTTGGAGATGTATTATACAGACAAATTGCAGGAGCTTTAGCAAAAAGAATCGTAAACTACGCCAAAGTAGGAGATAAAACAATACAGGGTGCTGATGCAGGATTTATTAAATTTGGATCTAGAGTAGACCTTTTTCTTCCATTAGGTACAAAGTTAAACGTATCTTTAGGAGACAAAGTTAAAGGTGGTGTTCAAGTAATTGCAGAAAAATAG
- a CDS encoding phosphatidate cytidylyltransferase, with protein MSNLLKRSLSGIIYVLIFLSAILFSKESYIILTSLFALICVWEFSKLIQFKGLVGYVFFCLTLFLILKRPESYAVIGVLGITIISSLFLIYYLFAKKEITFSNDRSKSGLLIRYVIFSMIFLVLLPIYKGAYNPYLMISILVMIWVNDSFAFLVGKNFGKRKLFVSVSPKKTQEGFLGGLVFALISAYIISQFNNDFSTINWLIIALIVSVIGTIGDLVESKFKRQANIKDSGTIMPGHGGMLDRLDSLLFAAPFVYLYINFII; from the coding sequence ATGAGTAACCTTTTAAAAAGGAGTCTATCAGGCATTATTTACGTTTTAATTTTTTTATCTGCAATTCTTTTTTCAAAAGAATCGTATATAATTTTAACCTCTTTATTCGCATTAATATGTGTTTGGGAGTTTTCTAAATTAATACAATTTAAAGGTTTAGTTGGGTACGTTTTTTTCTGTCTAACATTATTTTTAATATTAAAAAGACCTGAAAGTTATGCCGTTATTGGTGTTTTAGGAATCACTATAATTTCTTCGTTATTCTTAATTTACTATTTGTTTGCAAAAAAAGAAATTACATTTTCTAATGATAGATCTAAGTCAGGTTTATTAATAAGGTATGTTATATTTTCAATGATATTTTTAGTCCTTTTACCTATCTATAAAGGGGCGTACAATCCATATTTAATGATTTCTATATTAGTAATGATTTGGGTTAATGATAGTTTTGCTTTTTTAGTTGGTAAGAATTTTGGAAAAAGAAAGCTATTTGTTTCAGTTTCTCCAAAAAAAACACAAGAAGGATTTTTAGGAGGTTTAGTGTTTGCTCTTATTTCTGCCTATATTATTAGTCAATTTAATAACGACTTTTCAACTATTAACTGGTTAATTATAGCGCTTATTGTAAGTGTAATTGGTACTATAGGAGATTTAGTAGAGTCTAAATTTAAAAGACAAGCTAACATTAAAGACAGTGGTACTATTATGCCAGGTCATGGAGGTATGTTAGATCGATTAGATAGTTTGCTGTTTGCAGCTCCGTTTGTATATTTGTATATTAATTTTATAATTTAA
- a CDS encoding LUD domain-containing protein gives MSFFKKLFNIPIKEDKEIQKQEVALSLDDLFVHNFVEKGGKFLYSSDKLEVTDNLKNILKENNWKQLTLLDSKLSAFFSEKDVKISNNFNADVPVFLNCEHLIADNGDILFSSNQLKSSKLSEMPQNFIVYATTSQLVNDMGQGLTGIKIHHKGNLPTNISAIKNYSINKNDDNFLNYGNSNSKNLYLLLLEDL, from the coding sequence ATGAGTTTTTTTAAAAAGTTATTCAATATCCCTATAAAGGAAGATAAAGAGATTCAGAAGCAAGAAGTAGCTCTTTCTTTAGATGACTTATTTGTACATAATTTTGTTGAAAAAGGAGGGAAGTTCCTGTATTCTTCAGATAAATTAGAAGTTACAGATAACTTAAAGAATATTTTAAAAGAAAATAATTGGAAACAGTTAACTCTTTTAGATAGTAAGTTATCTGCTTTTTTTAGTGAAAAAGATGTAAAAATAAGTAATAATTTTAATGCTGATGTTCCTGTTTTCTTGAATTGCGAGCATTTAATTGCTGATAATGGAGATATTTTATTTTCTTCAAATCAGTTAAAAAGTTCGAAGTTATCTGAGATGCCGCAAAATTTTATTGTTTATGCAACTACAAGTCAGTTGGTTAATGATATGGGGCAAGGTTTAACTGGTATTAAAATACATCATAAAGGAAATCTACCTACAAACATTTCTGCCATAAAAAATTACAGCATTAATAAAAATGATGATAATTTCTTAAACTATGGAAACAGTAACTCAAAAAACTTATATTTGCTGCTATTAGAAGATTTATAA
- the ftsH gene encoding ATP-dependent zinc metalloprotease FtsH, whose protein sequence is MSDSKKDSKPNMPKFKFNAYWIYGAIFVVIIAFQFFSSGDLATKSITKNEFSEVLKENDISKIVILNNSVAQIFIKEEALSKEKYSKLLNSAFYTKGASLYEYNIGNLENFENNLEKAKLENGLTFDVKNEDKTSFVDMIIGFLPFIVLIAVWLFFMKRMSGGGAGSGGGGQIFSIGKSKAKLFDKDTKVKTTFENVAGLEGAKEEVQEIVDFLKNPEKYTSLGGKIPKGALLVGPPGTGKTLLAKAVAGEADVPFFSLSGSDFVEMFVGVGASRVRDLFKKAAEKSPSIIFIDEIDAIGRARGKNSMTGGNDERENTLNQLLTEMDGFGTDVNVIVLAATNRADVLDSALMRAGRFDRQIYVDLPNINERKEIFEVHIKPLKLAEDVKIDFLAQQTPGFSGADIANMCNESALIAARNGKKAIHHQDFLDAVDRIVGGLEKKNKVITPKEKKVIAFHEAGHATISWMLEHAAPLVKVTIVPRGQSLGAAWYLPAERMIVQTEQMLDEMCATMGGRAAEKVMFDKISTGALSDLEKVTKQARAMVTVYGLNEEIGNITYYDSSGNDGFVKPYSEETGKKIDKEISKMIEAQYERAIEILDENKDKLTVLAELLLEKEVIFKDDLEKIFGKRPFEDILPQVEAKKEKVIEEKEDIQPVAESTEE, encoded by the coding sequence ATGAGTGATTCAAAAAAAGATAGTAAGCCTAATATGCCTAAATTTAAGTTTAATGCATATTGGATATATGGTGCAATATTTGTAGTAATAATCGCATTTCAATTTTTTAGTAGTGGAGATTTAGCTACTAAAAGTATTACGAAAAATGAGTTTAGTGAAGTATTAAAAGAAAATGACATTTCTAAAATTGTTATTTTAAATAATAGTGTCGCTCAGATTTTTATTAAGGAAGAAGCATTAAGTAAAGAAAAATACAGTAAACTTTTAAATTCTGCTTTTTATACAAAAGGCGCTTCTTTATATGAGTACAATATTGGGAATCTAGAGAATTTTGAGAACAACTTAGAAAAAGCTAAATTAGAAAATGGGTTAACCTTCGATGTAAAAAACGAAGACAAGACCAGTTTTGTAGATATGATTATTGGTTTCTTACCATTTATTGTTTTAATTGCAGTTTGGTTATTCTTTATGAAAAGAATGTCTGGTGGTGGAGCAGGATCTGGTGGTGGAGGTCAAATTTTTAGCATTGGTAAATCTAAAGCGAAACTTTTTGATAAAGACACAAAGGTGAAAACTACATTTGAAAATGTAGCAGGTTTAGAAGGTGCAAAAGAAGAGGTTCAGGAAATTGTAGATTTCTTAAAAAACCCAGAAAAATATACATCTTTAGGAGGTAAAATTCCAAAAGGAGCATTATTAGTAGGGCCTCCAGGAACAGGGAAAACATTATTAGCTAAAGCTGTTGCAGGTGAAGCTGATGTTCCTTTCTTCTCTTTATCTGGTTCAGATTTTGTTGAAATGTTTGTAGGTGTAGGTGCTTCTCGTGTAAGAGATTTATTTAAGAAAGCTGCAGAAAAATCACCTTCTATTATTTTTATTGATGAGATTGATGCTATTGGTAGAGCTCGTGGAAAAAATAGTATGACTGGTGGTAATGATGAACGTGAAAACACGTTGAATCAATTATTAACTGAAATGGATGGTTTTGGTACAGATGTTAATGTTATTGTATTAGCTGCAACAAACAGAGCAGATGTTTTAGATAGTGCGTTAATGCGTGCAGGTCGTTTTGATAGACAGATTTATGTAGATCTACCTAATATTAATGAAAGAAAAGAAATTTTTGAAGTACATATTAAACCTTTAAAATTAGCAGAAGATGTTAAGATTGATTTCTTAGCACAGCAAACTCCTGGTTTTTCTGGAGCTGATATTGCTAATATGTGTAATGAATCTGCTTTAATTGCTGCTAGAAATGGTAAAAAAGCAATTCATCATCAAGACTTTTTAGATGCTGTAGATAGAATTGTTGGTGGTTTAGAAAAGAAAAATAAAGTGATTACTCCAAAGGAGAAAAAAGTGATTGCTTTTCATGAAGCGGGTCATGCAACTATAAGTTGGATGTTAGAACATGCTGCTCCATTGGTAAAGGTTACAATTGTTCCTAGGGGTCAATCTTTAGGTGCTGCTTGGTATTTACCAGCAGAAAGAATGATTGTTCAAACTGAACAAATGTTAGATGAAATGTGTGCTACAATGGGTGGTAGAGCAGCAGAAAAAGTAATGTTTGATAAAATTTCTACAGGAGCTTTAAGTGATTTAGAAAAAGTTACTAAGCAAGCTAGAGCAATGGTTACTGTGTATGGTTTAAATGAAGAAATAGGTAATATTACGTATTATGATTCTTCAGGTAATGATGGTTTTGTAAAGCCTTATAGTGAAGAAACTGGAAAGAAAATCGATAAAGAAATTTCTAAAATGATTGAAGCTCAATATGAAAGAGCTATAGAGATTTTAGATGAGAATAAAGATAAATTGACTGTTCTTGCTGAATTGTTATTAGAAAAAGAAGTTATCTTTAAAGATGATTTAGAAAAAATATTTGGAAAAAGGCCTTTTGAGGATATTTTACCCCAGGTTGAAGCAAAAAAAGAAAAAGTAATTGAAGAAAAGGAAGATATTCAACCAGTAGCAGAAAGCACTGAAGAATAA
- the rsfS gene encoding ribosome silencing factor has protein sequence MTKKQVSTDDLIAFIIKGIDEVKGENIQLLDLRDIENTVCDYFIICSGNSNTQVNAISGSIQKIVSKELKDKPWHIEGQTNSEWILMDYVNVAVHVFQKHIREFYDIESLWGDAKITEIKSV, from the coding sequence ATGACGAAGAAACAAGTAAGCACAGATGATTTAATTGCTTTTATTATTAAAGGGATTGATGAAGTTAAAGGAGAGAATATTCAATTATTAGACTTACGAGATATAGAAAATACTGTTTGCGATTATTTTATAATCTGCTCTGGTAATTCAAATACACAAGTAAATGCGATTTCTGGTTCTATTCAGAAAATAGTTAGTAAAGAGCTTAAAGACAAGCCTTGGCATATCGAAGGACAAACAAACTCTGAATGGATTTTAATGGATTATGTAAACGTTGCAGTGCACGTTTTTCAAAAACATATTCGTGAGTTTTATGATATTGAAAGTCTTTGGGGTGATGCAAAAATTACAGAGATAAAATCAGTTTAA
- a CDS encoding biotin--[acetyl-CoA-carboxylase] ligase, with product MKIIKLDAIDSTNSFLKNLSLTSALENLTVVVTQKQSKGRGQQESSWISEPYKNLTFSVFISLNDVKIIHRRYLNFAISLSIYNVLFDKKISKLSIKWPNDILSANKKICGILIENSFFGDKIKSAIVGIGLNVNQEIFPNSLPNVTSLKLETKITSDLDVLLNDILIELQNNIKLLESKYFHLLEKQYLDVLYKKNIPTMFKNSKDEIFMGFISGVSDDGNLQIQLEDDSIAEFGIKEVSIL from the coding sequence TTGAAAATAATCAAACTTGATGCCATAGATTCTACAAATTCTTTTTTAAAGAATTTGTCGCTAACTTCTGCCCTAGAAAATCTAACGGTAGTTGTTACCCAAAAGCAATCAAAAGGAAGAGGTCAACAAGAAAGTTCATGGATTTCTGAACCCTACAAAAACCTTACGTTCAGTGTATTTATCTCACTTAACGATGTGAAAATAATTCATAGAAGATATTTAAATTTCGCAATTTCTTTATCCATTTATAATGTACTTTTTGATAAAAAAATATCGAAACTTTCTATTAAATGGCCCAACGACATTCTGTCAGCAAACAAGAAAATTTGTGGAATTTTAATAGAAAATAGTTTTTTTGGAGACAAAATAAAGAGTGCTATTGTAGGAATTGGGTTAAATGTGAATCAAGAAATTTTCCCAAACTCACTTCCTAACGTTACTTCTTTAAAATTAGAAACTAAAATAACATCTGATTTAGATGTTTTGCTAAATGATATTTTAATTGAACTTCAAAATAACATTAAGTTATTAGAATCTAAATATTTTCATCTTTTAGAAAAACAATATTTAGATGTTTTGTACAAAAAAAACATCCCTACTATGTTTAAAAATAGTAAGGATGAGATTTTTATGGGATTTATTTCCGGTGTTTCTGATGATGGAAATTTACAAATTCAATTAGAAGATGATTCTATCGCAGAATTCGGAATTAAAGAAGTTTCTATTCTTTAA
- a CDS encoding orotate phosphoribosyltransferase, with product MNINGNTVVVEKSAEEVFTFFTDLKNFEGIMPENIQKFEVDGESFIFGLPGMPEIRLVLKEKTEFSNITLGAASSKLPFTLAADIKEISENKTEVKLDFAGDFNPMMAMMIKKPLTKFVDTLTENIGKL from the coding sequence ATGAATATAAACGGAAATACAGTAGTTGTTGAAAAATCTGCTGAAGAAGTATTTACTTTTTTTACAGACTTAAAGAATTTTGAAGGAATCATGCCTGAGAATATTCAGAAATTTGAAGTTGATGGAGAGTCTTTTATATTTGGACTACCAGGAATGCCGGAAATTAGATTGGTTTTAAAAGAGAAAACGGAGTTTTCTAACATTACGTTAGGTGCAGCAAGTAGTAAATTACCTTTTACATTGGCAGCAGATATTAAAGAAATTTCAGAAAATAAAACGGAAGTCAAGTTAGATTTCGCAGGAGATTTTAATCCAATGATGGCAATGATGATTAAAAAACCATTGACAAAATTTGTAGATACACTTACAGAAAATATAGGGAAACTTTAA
- the pyrE gene encoding orotate phosphoribosyltransferase, translating to MILNKDTAKKTAAHLLQIKAIKLSPSDPFNWASGWKSPIYCDNRITLSYPPVRIFLKEEIAKIVELEYGKPDVIAGVATGAIAIGILVAQELGVPFIYVRPEPKKHGRKNQIEGHLESGQNVVVIEDLISTGNSSLNAVEALKEAGAVVKGMVAIFSYGFDVADKNFEEKGVRLSTLSNYESLLEQALDSSYITDKELITLNDWRKSPSEWKQ from the coding sequence ATGATTTTAAACAAAGATACGGCAAAAAAAACAGCTGCACATTTATTGCAAATTAAAGCAATAAAATTGAGCCCTAGTGATCCATTTAATTGGGCGTCAGGTTGGAAGTCTCCAATATATTGCGATAATAGAATTACGTTATCTTATCCACCAGTTCGTATTTTTTTAAAAGAAGAAATTGCAAAAATTGTTGAATTAGAATACGGTAAGCCAGATGTAATTGCTGGTGTTGCTACAGGCGCAATCGCTATTGGAATTTTAGTAGCTCAAGAATTAGGTGTTCCTTTTATCTATGTTAGGCCAGAGCCAAAAAAACATGGTAGAAAGAACCAAATTGAAGGGCATTTAGAAAGCGGACAAAATGTTGTGGTAATTGAAGATTTGATTAGTACAGGAAATAGTAGCTTAAATGCAGTGGAAGCTTTAAAAGAAGCAGGTGCTGTAGTTAAAGGTATGGTTGCTATTTTTTCTTACGGATTTGACGTTGCTGACAAAAATTTTGAAGAAAAAGGAGTTCGATTATCTACGTTAAGTAATTACGAAAGTTTATTAGAGCAAGCTTTAGATAGTAGTTATATTACCGATAAAGAGCTAATTACTTTAAACGACTGGAGAAAGAGTCCGAGTGAGTGGAAACAATAA
- a CDS encoding NUDIX hydrolase: protein MYKVFVNDTPIIITSSIKKVNSFPTYHFKNVVFDEIIQKLTNKELKGINLYSTDIENDWKLFLTNLKVIPAAGGLVLNSKNEVLFIYRNGVWDLPKGWIEKGETIEIAAIREVEEECGIFNLKLIKPLITTYHIYFHKGAKLKQTYWFLMTSDYQKELIPQIEEGITQVAFKNEAETEEVFKNTYENIKLVYDTYKEGSFS from the coding sequence ATGTATAAAGTTTTTGTAAATGATACTCCAATAATTATCACTTCTTCTATAAAAAAAGTAAATTCCTTTCCTACTTACCACTTTAAAAATGTTGTTTTCGATGAAATTATCCAAAAACTTACAAATAAAGAGCTAAAAGGCATTAACTTATATTCTACTGATATAGAGAACGATTGGAAGTTATTTCTTACAAATTTAAAGGTAATTCCTGCTGCAGGTGGCTTGGTTTTAAATTCTAAAAACGAGGTGTTATTTATTTACAGAAATGGTGTTTGGGATTTACCAAAAGGGTGGATTGAGAAGGGAGAAACCATTGAAATAGCTGCTATTAGAGAAGTGGAAGAAGAATGTGGTATTTTCAATTTAAAATTGATTAAACCTTTAATTACAACGTATCATATTTATTTTCATAAAGGCGCTAAACTAAAACAAACGTATTGGTTTTTAATGACTTCAGATTATCAGAAAGAATTAATTCCGCAAATAGAAGAAGGAATTACCCAAGTTGCTTTCAAAAATGAGGCAGAAACCGAAGAAGTTTTCAAAAACACCTACGAAAACATTAAATTAGTGTACGATACTTACAAAGAAGGATCGTTTTCTTAA
- a CDS encoding SulP family inorganic anion transporter → MTDFIRKIMPNAKDDVLAGITVSLAMIPEVVAFAFVAQISPIVALFGAFVVGIISAVFGGRPGLISGAAGAVAVIFVHMIQEGHAKGLLFDTPVENMGYFYLLAAVVLMGIIQVFAGVFKLGKFVRLIPHPVMMGFVNGLAIVIFMAQLGMFKENKKDFFGQNMRNTESKELVYNVSNNQVKDIMSGTVLFSIDGKSIKNSTTKEEVFFLSDGQVFDAKTKKVVFNASEEGFYSVKDSGVVKTTMQGKTLYIMIGLVLLTMLIVWGLPKITTKIPAALTAILIVTLISIFSGLGSINVGDFIRDGGGAGLNGIAELSKNLNVLELWSNLPFNLDTLKFIAPYAFLAASVGLIETLMTMNLVDELTESRGNGNKECIAQGAGNIVSGAFGGTGGCGMIGQTVININAGGRGRLSGVMMALTLLTFILFADKYIEQVPIAALVGVMFMMVIETFAWSSFRILKKIPMSDAAVLIIVSAVTVFFDLAIAVFVGVIISALSFAWTSAKKIRARKRFKEDGTKIYEIWGPLFFGSITDFNDKFDIKNDPDVIEIDFVEARISDHSGIEAIFILVEKYQAAGKKITLKHLSEDCKLLLYKSSPTFKDVIEEGIDDPRYHLAANPEDFPKPLGEYKF, encoded by the coding sequence ATGACTGATTTTATTAGAAAAATAATGCCGAATGCAAAAGATGATGTCCTTGCAGGAATAACCGTTTCTTTAGCGATGATTCCAGAAGTTGTGGCTTTTGCTTTTGTGGCACAAATAAGCCCAATAGTAGCTTTGTTTGGTGCTTTTGTAGTAGGAATCATTTCTGCCGTTTTTGGTGGAAGACCAGGATTAATCTCTGGAGCAGCAGGTGCAGTAGCTGTTATTTTTGTACATATGATACAAGAAGGACACGCAAAAGGATTGCTTTTTGATACGCCTGTAGAAAATATGGGTTATTTTTATCTCTTAGCCGCCGTTGTTTTAATGGGAATTATACAGGTTTTTGCCGGTGTTTTTAAACTAGGAAAATTTGTACGTTTAATTCCTCATCCTGTAATGATGGGATTTGTAAACGGATTGGCCATTGTTATTTTTATGGCGCAATTAGGGATGTTTAAAGAAAATAAAAAAGATTTCTTCGGACAAAACATGCGTAATACCGAATCGAAAGAGTTGGTTTACAATGTATCTAACAACCAAGTAAAAGATATCATGTCTGGTACGGTGTTATTTTCAATTGATGGTAAATCAATAAAAAACAGTACTACAAAGGAAGAAGTATTTTTCTTATCTGACGGACAAGTATTTGATGCAAAAACAAAGAAAGTTGTTTTTAACGCGTCAGAAGAAGGCTTTTATTCCGTAAAAGATAGCGGTGTTGTAAAAACAACCATGCAAGGAAAAACTTTATATATAATGATTGGTTTGGTTTTGCTAACTATGTTAATTGTTTGGGGTTTACCTAAAATAACCACAAAAATACCCGCTGCATTAACTGCTATTTTAATTGTTACTTTAATTTCAATTTTTAGTGGATTGGGTTCTATTAATGTTGGCGATTTTATTAGAGATGGTGGTGGCGCAGGTTTAAACGGAATTGCAGAACTTTCTAAGAATTTAAACGTTTTAGAATTATGGAGCAACCTTCCTTTTAATTTAGATACTTTAAAATTTATAGCTCCTTATGCTTTTTTAGCAGCTTCTGTTGGTTTAATAGAAACGTTAATGACTATGAATTTGGTAGATGAATTAACAGAATCTAGAGGGAATGGAAACAAAGAATGTATTGCGCAAGGTGCAGGTAACATTGTAAGTGGCGCATTTGGAGGAACTGGTGGTTGTGGTATGATTGGGCAAACCGTTATTAATATAAATGCTGGTGGACGTGGACGTTTATCGGGTGTAATGATGGCGTTAACCTTATTAACCTTTATTTTATTTGCTGATAAATATATTGAGCAAGTACCCATTGCAGCACTTGTTGGTGTGATGTTTATGATGGTGATAGAAACTTTTGCTTGGTCTAGTTTTAGAATTTTAAAGAAAATACCAATGTCTGATGCCGCTGTATTAATCATTGTTTCTGCAGTAACTGTTTTCTTTGATTTAGCAATTGCAGTATTTGTGGGTGTTATTATTTCTGCTTTATCTTTTGCTTGGACAAGTGCTAAGAAAATTAGAGCTAGAAAACGTTTTAAAGAAGATGGAACAAAAATTTATGAAATTTGGGGACCTCTTTTCTTTGGAAGTATTACTGACTTTAATGATAAGTTTGATATAAAAAATGATCCTGATGTTATTGAAATTGACTTCGTAGAAGCGCGTATTTCTGATCACTCAGGTATAGAAGCTATCTTTATTTTGGTTGAAAAATACCAAGCTGCAGGTAAGAAAATTACATTGAAACATTTAAGTGAAGATTGTAAACTATTGTTATACAAATCTAGCCCAACGTTTAAAGATGTTATTGAAGAAGGTATTGATGACCCTCGTTATCACTTAGCTGCGAATCCTGAAGATTTCCCAAAACCTTTAGGTGAGTATAAGTTTTAA
- a CDS encoding PD-(D/E)XK motif protein translates to MNSIFKIFQELKKNNTSNNEGFAIASLPKIKKHKIGLSVKGLPLFFINSEIKSQEKVLDINLSAISIHFNQKCSLVSSKKIEIEGVYTIIALKTSSVDLQEYFLNIIYLLVLKLPEVTKLKELKVEIENLISLFNRFTKLPIKTIQGLWSELLVIEQSKNPEYLINSWHVSPSDKFDFNDGIDKIEVKSTSKSKRIHTFSLEQLNPNNNSKLIIASLFTVETGMGKTIFDLLELIAEKIYNKEIIIKINQIILNTLGCDFEKSFDKYFDYHMAIDSLAFYDSKLVPKIDNLLIGSEISRVHFDSDLSKIKQVININEDSLLHLSLIN, encoded by the coding sequence ATGAATTCTATATTCAAAATATTTCAAGAACTTAAAAAAAATAACACTTCTAATAATGAAGGCTTTGCTATTGCTTCTTTGCCCAAAATAAAGAAACATAAAATTGGTTTATCTGTAAAAGGATTACCACTATTTTTTATAAATAGTGAAATCAAATCACAAGAAAAGGTTCTTGATATAAATTTATCGGCAATTTCAATACATTTTAATCAAAAATGTAGTTTAGTTTCTAGTAAAAAAATAGAAATAGAAGGGGTTTATACTATTATAGCTTTGAAAACGAGTTCGGTTGATTTACAAGAATATTTTTTAAACATAATATATTTACTTGTTTTAAAACTACCAGAAGTTACTAAATTAAAAGAACTTAAAGTTGAAATTGAAAATCTAATTAGTCTTTTTAATAGATTTACAAAACTTCCAATAAAAACAATTCAAGGACTTTGGTCTGAATTATTAGTTATAGAACAATCGAAAAACCCTGAATATTTGATTAACTCATGGCATGTATCCCCTTCTGATAAATTTGATTTCAACGATGGTATTGATAAAATAGAAGTAAAGAGTACTTCTAAAAGTAAGCGAATTCACACCTTTTCACTAGAGCAATTAAATCCAAATAATAATTCAAAATTAATTATAGCATCATTATTTACTGTTGAAACAGGTATGGGGAAAACTATTTTTGACTTACTTGAGTTAATAGCTGAAAAAATATATAATAAAGAAATAATAATTAAAATAAATCAGATTATTTTAAATACATTAGGTTGTGATTTTGAAAAATCTTTTGATAAATATTTTGATTATCATATGGCAATTGACTCCTTAGCATTTTATGATAGTAAATTAGTGCCAAAAATTGATAATTTATTAATTGGTTCTGAGATCTCTAGAGTTCATTTTGATTCCGACTTATCAAAAATAAAGCAAGTTATTAATATTAACGAGGATTCGTTACTTCATTTAAGTTTAATAAATTAA